In the Syntrophus aciditrophicus SB genome, AGGAAGTCCGGCTTGCCTGAATCTGAAACAGTCTCTGAAAGCGCAGCATCGAGCCATCGAAATGGTCAATCAGATTCTGGCCTTCGGTCGCCAGACGGAAGGCGATCCCATTCCGGTCAAGGTCAGCACGATCGTCAAGGAAGCCGTGAAGCTGCTCCGAATGTCGATTCCAGCCATGATTGACATTGTGTTGAAAAACGATGCCGCTTCGGACATGGTCATCGTCGATCCCACCCGGATTCACCAGATCCTCATGAATCTCTGCACCAATGCGGCCCATGCCATGCGTGAGCGGGGAGGCAGACTCACGGTTTCGCTGTTCAATGTTTCGATTGATCTGGAAGCCGCTCTGGCTTATCCGGAAATTCTGCCCGGACTCTATATCGAGTTGGCGGTGGAAGATACGGGGCATGGCATTGATCCCCAAATCCAGGACCGGATTTTTGACCCCTTCTTTACGACCAAAAAACCCGGAGAAGGCACGGGGATGGGACTGGCTGTGGTTTATGGGATCGTTAAAGACTTCAAGGGCGCCATTGACCTGGACAGTCAGCCCGGCAAGGGGACCCGGTTCCGCGTGCTGATTCCTGCGATTGAATCCAGGGAGGAAGAATGCACAACGACAGGTTCGATCCCCCGGGGGCGGGAACGGATTCTTTTCGTGGATGACGAAAAGTGTCTGGTTCGGATTGCTGAACAATTGCTGACCCGACTTGGCTATAAGATTGTGGCGAGCATGAGCAGTATCGAGGCCCTGGAAGCCTTTCGCAGCCGGCCGGAAAGCTTCGATCTGGTGATTACCGATCTGAACATGCCCGATATGACCGGGATCGACCTTTCCAGGGAACTGCTTCATATCCGGGCGGACATCCCGATTATTCTCTGTACGGGATTCAGCGAGCAGATCATTGAAGAAAAGGCGAGAAAACTGGGCATCCGGGAATTTATTTTCAAACCGTTCATCATGAGCACAATGGCACAGGTTATTCGGGATGTCCTGGAGTGTCGGGAGTAACTGAGGGGGCAAAGATGCCGCGTATTCTGGTTGTGGAAGATGATGAACCGCTGCGGTCCGTTCTGAGGCAGATTCTGGAACGAACAGGCCATGAAGTGGCTGAAGCGGCGGATGGCAGGGCGGCCATGGAGATTCAGCGTCAGAAGGGAGCCGACCTTGTGATTACGGACATCATCATGCCGGAAGTGGACGGCATCGAAACGATCATGGTCCTGCGGCGGGAATTTCCGTCGGTCAAGATCATCGCCATCTCCGGGGGCAGCCGCGTCGGTCCCAGGGAGTTCCTGAATCTTGCCAGGGTGCTGGGGGCGCATCGGACGCTTCATAAACCTTTTGCTCTGCAGGAGATGCTCGATGCCGTTGATGAGCTCCTCGGCGAAGGCGGTGCATCCGGTTAGA is a window encoding:
- a CDS encoding ATP-binding protein, which codes for MNEGGQVRAGRMRDRVVLGRRWMPTEPAEDETERLREELLETRKRLRDFKALINRSPAAVFLWRVTAGRPVEFVCGNVTQFGYTRKEFLDGDVSWTAIIHPDDIACLEREKEECAARGIDKFTREYRIFTRSGEIRWIEDRTVAIRDERGITTHYQGVLLDVTDRKRLEEMRCNTREELERRVAERTAELARVNEELQLDIAMRREAEESRRQLEQMLQQAQKMEAIGTLAGGIAHDFNNILGGIMGFTELALLDIPEGSPACLNLKQSLKAQHRAIEMVNQILAFGRQTEGDPIPVKVSTIVKEAVKLLRMSIPAMIDIVLKNDAASDMVIVDPTRIHQILMNLCTNAAHAMRERGGRLTVSLFNVSIDLEAALAYPEILPGLYIELAVEDTGHGIDPQIQDRIFDPFFTTKKPGEGTGMGLAVVYGIVKDFKGAIDLDSQPGKGTRFRVLIPAIESREEECTTTGSIPRGRERILFVDDEKCLVRIAEQLLTRLGYKIVASMSSIEALEAFRSRPESFDLVITDLNMPDMTGIDLSRELLHIRADIPIILCTGFSEQIIEEKARKLGIREFIFKPFIMSTMAQVIRDVLECRE
- a CDS encoding response regulator, with translation MPRILVVEDDEPLRSVLRQILERTGHEVAEAADGRAAMEIQRQKGADLVITDIIMPEVDGIETIMVLRREFPSVKIIAISGGSRVGPREFLNLARVLGAHRTLHKPFALQEMLDAVDELLGEGGASG